In a single window of the Lodderomyces elongisporus chromosome 4, complete sequence genome:
- the HUL4 gene encoding Putative E3 ubiquitin-protein ligase, with protein sequence MTISANQCNGPIQKPKLEPVDSRSGWNLNKIFSFGTSVAKKTSSCNARESTCSKNNQAENSSTQGIETREESVQSNVSTSSTPSTKDIHKCFCCGTILAVPPRAGKFRCSICQTTNILVELITKPELDERIGMEKGSEPISVASVKSLIGECYDRLQKNKTDLGSSKSLHEIFDPLGKYLYDVFSSHDLLNKAFFSKPQYEMLNSSNKTNSVHVDRKGIKEVFFLLTTLPTKRPLYYALKGANCSLRRLERVFTRGLDEDRWVFILFEIPFFQISLTPPSVQKVPEMTDAPEIRMLCYEILKRCLGVLSNIHDSKKTKQIVLNFARMDESAFFSILEVFNLYLSFQLKKYYCVANNPQNSHDGSHSPNSILVPSLEEDEEYYRVVALKAETESASQSLVSLLIPGNSKHLDAGPSRSYSSKKSRKENKIKLLQYGNDWRIHSVLVAISFLFRANRLRSKPIPTYHFYNFLVDYVHIKVDFDTWQRDERRAQRKDAIMRDVLNSIHGSGARNSKSVNFNFYMCQYPFTISLGSKISILEHEARRQMERKAEEAFINSLDKRVVFDTHLRISVRRDHVVQDSLRCLQNNLGSFKKSLRVSFLNEPGIDAGGVRKEWFMLLTKEIFNPLSGMFSNIEDSNLLWFALGPTEREDMYQLFGSILGLALYNSTVLELNFPQALYKVLAGKSLNQSDYKTLHPTIYRSLSSLRKVDANELNTLGLTFEVTYKDVLGTTQTKELIEGGADVLVDESNLEQYIDLYTLFFLRDGVSRQLDAFIDGFKNVIGGNALSLFDEEEIELLLCGHTDHGIDVEILESVTKYTGWPSAQEAKNSTVIKWFWEIMQSMDQNHRKLLMSFVTGSDRVPATGIQNLPFRIHLLNDNQDSCRLPLAHTCFNELAIYNYSSKEKLSQKLYRAMEESSGFGIK encoded by the coding sequence ATGACAATAAGTGCAAACCAATGCAATGGACCTatacaaaaaccaaaacttGAACCTGTGGATTCCAGGTCCGGTTGGAACTTGAACAAGATATTTTCGTTTGGCACCTCCGTTGCAAAGAAAACTTCTAGCTGTAATGCACGCGAATCGACTTGTAGTAAGAATAACCAGGCTGAGAATTCCTCAACGCAAGGAATAGAAACGAGGGAGGAGCTGGTACAAAGCAATGTACTGACTAGCAGTACACCCTCTACAAAAGATATTCACaagtgtttttgttgtggGACAATATTAGCTGTTCCACCTAGAGCAGGTAAATTTCGGTGCTCAATCTGCCAGACAACAAATATACTAGTAGAGTTAATTACAAAGCCAGAATTAGATGAACGAATCGGAATGGAAAAGGGTTCCGAGCCAATCTCAGTGGCGCTGGTAAAAAGTTTGATTGGTGAGTGTTATGACAGattgcaaaagaacaaaaccGATTTGGGAAGCAGCAAGTCACTACACGAGATATTTGATCCACTTGGCAAATACTTGTATGATGTATTTTCATCGCATGATTTGTTGAATAAAGCATTTTTCAGCAAACCACAATATGAAATGCTAAATAGTTCAAACAAGACAAACTCAGTTCACGTGGATAGAAAAGGGATCAAAGaggtgttttttttactcaCAACACTACCTACAAAACGGCCGTTATATTATGCTCTTAAAGGCGCTAATTGTCTGTTGCGTCGACTTGAACGAGTATTCACACGAGGGCTTGATGAAGACCGTTGGGTATTTATACTTTTTGAAATACcctttttccaaatatCCTTAACCCCGCCAAGTGTGCAAAAGGTTCCAGAAATGACCGATGCTCCGGAGATTAGGATGCTTTGCTACGAGATATTGAAAAGATGTTTAGGTGTGTTATCAAACATTCACgattcaaaaaaaacaaaacagattGTTTTAAACTTTGCAAGAATGGACGAAAGTGCTTTCTTTTCGATATTGGAGGTTTTCAATCTATATCTTTCATTTCAACTTAAAAAGTATTATTGTGTTGCAAACAATCCTCAAAATAGTCACGATGGCTCCCACTCGCCAAATTCAATTCTTGTTCCAAGCTTggaagaagacgaagagTATTATAGAGTTGTGGCCTTGAAGGCTGAGACAGAACTGGCTTCTCAATCACTAGTGTCACTATTAATCCCTGGTAATTCCAAACACCTTGATGCTGGTCCTTCTCGTTCTTATTCGAGCAAGAAATCACGCAAGGAAAACAAGATCAAGTTGCTCCAATATGGTAATGACTGGAGAATTCATAGTGTACTTGTGGCAAtactgtttttgtttcggGCAAATAGATTACGTTCCAAGCCAATACCAACTTATCATTTTTACAATTTTCTAGTTGACTACGTCCATATCAAAGTTGACTTTGACACGTGGCAGAGAGATGAGCGTCGAGCACAACGCAAAGATGCAATAATGAGAGATGTGCTTAATTCGATCCATGGATCTGGCGCTCGCAACAGCAAAAGTGtaaattttaatttctaCATGTGCCAATACCCATTTACTATTTCGTTGGGTAGTAAAATATCTATTTTGGAACACGAGGCACGCCGGCAAATGGAACGGAAAGCAGAAGAGGCATTCATCAACTCACTCGACAAGCGCGTAGTTTTTGACACCCACCTCAGGATAAGCGTTAGAAGAGATCATGTAGTTCAAGATTCATTGCGATGCTTGCAAAACAACTTGGGGAGTTTTAAGAAAAGCTTGAGAGTCCTGTTTTTGAACGAGCCAGGAATAGATGCGGGGGGTGTTCGTAAAGAATGGTTTATGTTGTTGACAAAGGAGATCTTCAATCCTTTATCAGGgatgttttcaaatattgAGGATTCAAACTTGTTGTGGTTTGCACTTGGTCCTACCGAGAGGGAAGATATGTATCAACTTTTTGGTTCTATTTTGGGGTTGGCGCTATACAACTCAACTGTATTGGAATTGAATTTTCCTCAAGCATTGTACAAGGTCCTCGCTGGTAAAAGTTTAAATCAACTGGACTACAAAACACTTCATCCCACTATATATAGAAGCTTAAGCTCACTTCGTAAAGTGGATGCAAACGAATTGAATACGCTTGGTTTGACATTCGAAGTAACATACAAGGATGTTTTGGGCACCACTCAGACGAAAGAGCTTATTGAAGGAGGAGCCGATGTATTGGTCGATGAATCCAACTTGGAGCAATATATTGACCTATAtactctattttttttgcgaGATGGAGTCAGTCGTCAACTCGACGCCTTTATTGACGGCTTCAAAAATGTTATCGGAGGCAATGCGTTGTCGTTATTTGACGAGGAAGAAATTGAGCTTCTACTTTGTGGCCACACAGACCATGGCATTGACGTGGAGATCTTGGAGTCTGTAACCAAGTATACTGGCTGGCCTTCTGCTCAGGAGGCCAAAAACTCGACTGTGATTAAATGGTTTTGGGAGATCATGCAGAGTATGGATCAAAACCATCGCAAATTGCTCATGTCATTTGTCACGGGGTCAGACAGAGTACCAGCAACGGGAATTCAAAATTTGCCATTTAGAATACACTTGCTAAATGATAATCAAGATAGTTGTAGATTACCATTGGCACATACTTGCTTTAATGAGCTTGCTATATACAACTATAGTAGTAAAGAGAAATTAAGTCAAAAATTGTATAGAGCCATGGAAGAAAGTTCAGGCTTTGGCATTAAATGA